In Pseudobacter ginsenosidimutans, the following are encoded in one genomic region:
- a CDS encoding SusC/RagA family TonB-linked outer membrane protein, producing MKLAVLFWLTALMQVSANGLSQNVSLNLKSAPLKAAFREIERQTNFTFTYTDDQLERALPVNLQVANTPLKSVLDVIFRNQPLNYVIKNSTIVLADKPVIPLKDRLLITGSDAFNKITGTVTGPDDKPLAGATVALKKGSPSTTTDAEGKFTINAEPGDVLVISFVGYETREIALTAANINAAHHYRLNEKVSDLKEVEIVVAYGKQSRASYTGSASVVSGKDLEGKPRASFQESLQGNVAGLQSTTGTGQPGASGNVRIRGIGSYSASSSPLYVVDGVPFVDGPTTVLAFSSNTLAGINPNDIESITVLKDASATSIYGSRGANGVILITTKSGAAGKTKVQLGVQTGFSQIAMSDRNKPLNTREMTELLIEGVLNNNTTLAGITTNQAAYQYLVDQGLKPNINTDWADVILRRGKFSQYDISASGGNDKTTFFTSAGYYKQDATVRDQGFERANVRLRLKHKASNRLSINVGMAPNFQKLSTIGNAGLGANPIRSLNRLVPWVAPYNTDGSYTAITYNPEIVRKENRYDTRIYAFLGDIGAEFKILPGLSAESKMAIDMSFTDDYRFWSPLWVDAASVKGRAAEYTSLLISWNITNLLRYSKQLGDFSLNATLGQEAQKFTSKYISTQADGFAQSDLYTLASAATPFVAWSSQAASSLVSYFLNTSINYQRKYYLNLTGRIDGSSRFGRNVRYAKFGSIGLAWNLDQEDIIRDLGFIDMLKLRASYGTSGNQASDLYGVLGVYTTSGSYNNSPAYSISQIENANLTWEKNNPFDIGFEFGILDNRLTGSFDYYRRVTSDLLMDAPISATNAAGTAATQNRNVGSFENSGIEVSLSSENIRAANKNGLSWKTSFNISTNKNKMLTLSGSNQIISGVFNREIGGDYYEYYLPGWAGVDVQTGEGLWWVDGTKKATTTKFTEAKAFNQGSATPHFFGGLTNTFEYRNFSLSFMFYFNYGNKLYDSWGAFTSNDASSGITDYGVIARVDYDNRWQKPGDKASSPKMVYRGTQTGLSGQNSSRFMYDGSYIRLRDVSITYDVPVKNTVFQKLQVYLRGNNLLTMVKDDRLRHDPETYIGGILNQNLPIARQFLAGLNLTF from the coding sequence ATGAAACTAGCTGTGCTCTTCTGGCTTACCGCTCTCATGCAGGTTTCTGCTAATGGTCTTTCGCAAAACGTTTCCCTGAATCTCAAATCGGCTCCCCTCAAAGCCGCTTTCCGGGAAATAGAAAGGCAAACCAATTTTACGTTCACGTATACGGATGATCAACTGGAACGCGCCCTGCCGGTAAATCTCCAGGTGGCCAACACCCCACTGAAATCAGTGCTGGATGTGATTTTCCGTAATCAGCCACTGAACTATGTGATCAAAAATTCCACTATTGTTTTGGCAGACAAACCGGTGATACCTTTGAAAGACAGGCTGCTGATCACAGGCAGTGATGCCTTCAACAAGATCACAGGCACTGTTACCGGCCCCGACGATAAGCCGCTGGCCGGCGCCACCGTTGCCCTGAAGAAAGGTTCGCCCAGCACCACCACTGATGCTGAAGGTAAATTCACCATCAATGCAGAGCCGGGTGATGTACTGGTGATCAGTTTCGTGGGATATGAAACCCGCGAGATTGCTCTCACGGCCGCCAATATCAATGCAGCACATCATTACCGCCTCAACGAAAAAGTTTCCGATCTCAAAGAAGTGGAGATTGTAGTGGCCTACGGAAAACAGTCGAGAGCTTCATACACAGGCTCCGCTTCCGTAGTTTCTGGGAAAGACCTGGAAGGAAAGCCCAGGGCCTCATTCCAGGAAAGCCTCCAGGGCAATGTGGCCGGTCTTCAATCCACTACCGGTACCGGGCAACCGGGCGCCAGTGGCAACGTACGGATCCGTGGTATCGGTTCCTACAGCGCCTCCAGCTCTCCGCTCTATGTGGTAGACGGTGTTCCATTTGTTGATGGGCCTACCACCGTACTCGCTTTCTCTTCCAACACGCTGGCTGGTATCAATCCGAATGATATCGAGTCCATTACTGTATTGAAAGATGCTTCCGCCACTTCTATTTATGGTTCCCGCGGCGCCAATGGTGTGATCCTGATCACTACCAAGAGCGGTGCAGCAGGAAAAACGAAAGTGCAGCTGGGTGTGCAAACAGGCTTTAGCCAGATCGCGATGTCAGACAGGAACAAACCTCTCAACACCCGCGAAATGACCGAGCTGCTGATCGAAGGCGTTCTCAATAACAATACCACACTCGCCGGCATCACTACCAACCAGGCAGCTTACCAATACCTGGTTGATCAGGGCTTGAAACCTAATATCAATACAGATTGGGCCGATGTGATCCTCCGCCGGGGCAAATTCAGTCAATATGATATCTCAGCCTCAGGCGGCAACGATAAAACCACCTTCTTTACCTCTGCTGGTTATTACAAGCAGGACGCCACGGTGCGCGACCAGGGATTTGAAAGAGCGAATGTGCGTCTCCGTTTGAAGCATAAAGCCAGTAACCGGCTGTCCATCAACGTTGGTATGGCGCCAAACTTTCAGAAACTGAGTACCATCGGCAATGCCGGTCTGGGAGCCAATCCCATCCGCTCACTCAACAGGCTGGTACCCTGGGTTGCACCTTACAATACAGACGGCTCCTATACCGCCATCACCTACAACCCCGAGATCGTGCGTAAAGAAAACAGGTACGATACCCGCATCTATGCTTTTCTCGGTGATATCGGTGCAGAGTTCAAAATATTGCCGGGCCTCTCTGCAGAAAGCAAGATGGCTATCGATATGAGCTTTACCGATGACTACCGGTTCTGGAGCCCTCTCTGGGTGGATGCGGCCAGTGTAAAAGGAAGGGCCGCTGAATATACCAGCCTCCTGATCAGCTGGAATATCACCAACCTTCTCCGCTACAGTAAACAACTTGGTGATTTCAGCCTCAACGCCACCCTGGGTCAGGAAGCGCAGAAGTTCACCAGCAAATACATCAGTACACAGGCAGACGGCTTTGCACAGTCCGACCTGTATACGCTCGCCAGCGCCGCCACGCCATTTGTGGCATGGAGCAGCCAGGCAGCTTCTTCGCTGGTTTCTTATTTCCTCAATACCAGTATCAATTACCAGAGAAAATATTACCTGAACCTGACCGGACGGATCGATGGTTCTTCCCGCTTCGGCAGGAATGTCCGCTACGCGAAATTCGGTTCTATCGGTCTTGCCTGGAACCTCGATCAGGAAGATATCATCCGCGATCTTGGTTTCATCGATATGCTGAAGCTCCGCGCCAGCTACGGCACCAGCGGCAACCAGGCATCAGACCTCTACGGCGTACTGGGCGTGTATACAACCTCCGGTTCGTATAATAACAGTCCCGCCTACTCGATCTCGCAGATCGAGAATGCCAACCTGACCTGGGAAAAGAACAATCCATTCGATATCGGATTCGAGTTCGGCATCCTGGACAACAGGCTCACCGGCTCTTTCGATTACTATCGCCGCGTTACATCCGACCTGCTGATGGACGCCCCCATTTCCGCTACCAATGCCGCCGGCACCGCCGCCACCCAGAACCGGAATGTCGGCTCCTTTGAAAACTCCGGCATCGAAGTTTCATTGAGCTCCGAGAATATCCGCGCCGCCAACAAGAATGGACTCAGCTGGAAAACCAGTTTCAATATCTCCACCAACAAGAACAAGATGCTGACCCTGAGCGGCTCCAACCAGATCATCAGCGGTGTCTTCAACCGCGAGATCGGTGGCGATTATTACGAATACTATTTGCCCGGATGGGCTGGTGTGGATGTACAGACCGGCGAAGGATTGTGGTGGGTGGATGGCACTAAAAAAGCTACCACTACCAAATTCACCGAAGCAAAAGCTTTCAACCAGGGCAGCGCCACGCCGCATTTCTTCGGAGGTTTAACAAACACATTCGAATACCGCAACTTCAGCCTCTCCTTCATGTTCTATTTCAACTATGGCAACAAATTGTATGACAGCTGGGGAGCATTCACTTCCAACGATGCTTCTTCAGGCATTACCGATTACGGCGTAATAGCAAGAGTGGATTACGATAACCGCTGGCAGAAACCAGGCGACAAAGCCAGTTCCCCCAAAATGGTATACCGCGGAACCCAGACAGGTCTTTCCGGGCAGAATTCTTCCAGGTTCATGTACGACGGTTCGTATATCCGTCTGCGTGATGTATCCATTACCTACGACGTACCGGTAAAGAATACTGTTTTCCAGAAACTGCAGGTATACCTGAGAGGTAATAACCTGCTGACCATGGTGAAAGACGACAGACTGAGACATGACCCTGAAACCTATATCGGTGGTATCCTCAACCAGAACCTGCCAATCGCAAGGCAATTCCTCGCCGGACTCAACCTTACTTTCTGA
- a CDS encoding FecR family protein, whose product MHQQTGDLLRKYFNSTIAPEEEKELFRLLRSGTDNEDLEAIIAEAWQGYEPSEEMPDNIDAQIRRKLFPKAAPVHRVHFLRRWGWVAAVILVAGAGAWFFTSRQAESGTETVQQPVIIQPGGNKAMLTLADGSTIILDSASNGYLAEQGLTRIRKTANGQLAYESAKGKAAGFNTIATPRGGQYQITLPDSSRVWLNAMSSIRFPTAFDGKERNVEINGEAYFEIVKNSKQPFIVTTGNSTIQVLGTSFNVNAYKDEEGIRTTLISGSVSVAAGNQKVILKEGQQSEVDRAGNIKIAEQVDMEAELAWKNGYFYFKGQDIEKIMRHISRWYDADIIMLAKPENKFNSKISRDVPIKELLEVFELTGKVKFIIEGKKVTITK is encoded by the coding sequence ATGCATCAGCAAACAGGCGATCTGTTAAGAAAATATTTCAACAGCACGATTGCACCAGAAGAAGAAAAAGAATTGTTCAGACTGTTAAGGTCCGGCACAGATAATGAAGACCTAGAAGCCATCATTGCGGAGGCCTGGCAGGGTTATGAGCCATCGGAAGAGATGCCTGACAATATCGATGCACAGATCAGGAGAAAATTATTTCCCAAAGCTGCTCCCGTACACCGTGTCCATTTTTTGAGAAGATGGGGCTGGGTGGCGGCAGTGATCCTGGTGGCCGGCGCAGGAGCATGGTTCTTTACCAGCAGACAAGCCGAATCAGGAACCGAAACCGTTCAGCAGCCAGTGATCATTCAACCGGGCGGCAACAAAGCGATGCTGACACTCGCAGATGGAAGTACCATTATCCTTGACAGTGCGTCCAATGGTTATCTCGCTGAACAGGGGCTCACCAGGATCCGCAAAACAGCGAATGGACAACTAGCCTATGAAAGCGCCAAAGGGAAGGCAGCAGGTTTCAATACCATCGCCACACCGCGTGGAGGTCAGTACCAGATCACATTGCCGGACAGTTCGCGCGTATGGCTGAACGCCATGAGCTCGATCCGCTTCCCAACCGCATTCGATGGCAAGGAAAGGAATGTGGAGATCAATGGTGAAGCCTATTTTGAAATAGTGAAAAACAGTAAACAGCCATTCATCGTAACAACAGGCAATTCCACGATACAGGTGCTCGGCACCAGTTTCAACGTGAATGCCTACAAGGATGAAGAAGGCATCAGAACCACCCTGATCAGCGGCAGCGTAAGTGTAGCGGCAGGAAATCAGAAAGTGATCTTGAAAGAAGGACAACAGTCGGAAGTGGACAGAGCCGGGAATATCAAAATTGCAGAGCAGGTGGATATGGAAGCCGAGCTGGCATGGAAGAATGGATATTTCTACTTCAAGGGACAGGACATAGAAAAGATCATGCGGCATATTTCGCGCTGGTACGATGCAGATATCATCATGCTGGCCAAACCAGAAAATAAATTCAATTCGAAAATATCAAGGGACGTTCCCATCAAAGAACTCCTGGAAGTGTTTGAGCTCACAGGAAAAGTGAAGTTCATCATAGAAGGCAAAAAAGTGACCATTACCAAATAG
- a CDS encoding RNA polymerase sigma factor, which translates to MAEIIPYNEKDLLERIQQGDAGAFETLYNQYRHKLYGFILRLTKSPEMTADIVQDVFLKIWEDRARFSHVQSFSHYFHSMVYNRSINLLKRIAFEDEIVNQLSKEAGNSEESDPVLYNELRRKLRHLVDQLPEQQRVVYRLSKEEGLKQEEIARQLNISLSTVKTHLSRSMTFIRSGLGSGLVIICWQMALQQ; encoded by the coding sequence TTGGCAGAAATTATACCATATAATGAGAAAGACTTGCTGGAACGTATTCAGCAAGGTGACGCAGGCGCCTTTGAAACACTGTACAACCAGTACCGTCATAAGCTCTATGGTTTTATTCTGCGATTGACCAAATCGCCCGAAATGACTGCCGACATTGTTCAGGACGTATTCCTCAAGATCTGGGAAGACCGCGCCAGGTTCTCCCATGTTCAATCCTTCTCCCACTATTTCCACAGCATGGTATACAATCGCAGCATCAACCTGCTGAAGCGGATCGCATTTGAAGATGAGATTGTGAACCAGCTTTCCAAAGAGGCAGGCAACAGTGAAGAGAGCGATCCCGTGCTGTACAATGAACTTCGCCGGAAGCTGAGGCATCTGGTGGATCAGCTGCCGGAACAGCAGCGGGTGGTTTATCGCCTCAGCAAGGAAGAAGGACTGAAACAGGAAGAGATCGCCCGGCAACTGAACATCAGCCTTAGCACCGTCAAAACACATCTTTCACGCTCCATGACCTTTATCAGAAGCGGGCTCGGCTCCGGTCTGGTGATCATTTGCTGGCAAATGGCTTTGCAGCAATAA
- a CDS encoding prolyl oligopeptidase family serine peptidase — MKKSIPGIVLATVLASPLLFPAALQAQESGSSASLESKVKELKTEIENLQFDNEQLAKAVDDLNWYKKMEEIAYVDKVRISSLPPTVVKNPTGKGVKNPVTIQAYVFIPKNIDHKKKYPLIVLPHGGVHGNFGSGNAHIVKELIAQGYVVTAPEYRGSTGYGKTFQRQIDYGGREVDDTKASRDYMVQNYDFIDKSRVGIIGWSHGGMLTLLNLFRFPESYAVGYAGVPVSDLVARMGYMNEEYRKLFSADYHLGKEVYQNIAEYRKRSPAWNAEKLKTPLLIHANTNDEDVNILEVEHLIKSLKAENKKFEYKIYDSFPGGHHFDRIDNYASKEIRLKIYQFLQPILKPAAPFKDLDALIRASYFPVAVKPEEKK, encoded by the coding sequence ATGAAAAAAAGCATTCCCGGAATTGTGCTGGCAACTGTTCTGGCCAGCCCCCTTTTGTTTCCAGCTGCATTGCAGGCACAGGAATCCGGCAGTTCCGCTTCACTGGAATCCAAAGTAAAAGAATTGAAAACAGAAATTGAAAATCTGCAATTCGATAATGAGCAGCTCGCCAAAGCAGTGGATGATCTCAACTGGTATAAAAAGATGGAAGAGATAGCGTATGTAGACAAAGTAAGGATCAGCAGTCTTCCCCCCACTGTAGTAAAGAATCCTACCGGCAAGGGTGTGAAGAACCCCGTCACCATCCAGGCCTACGTGTTCATCCCGAAGAATATCGATCACAAAAAGAAATATCCGCTGATCGTTTTGCCACATGGGGGTGTTCATGGCAATTTCGGCAGTGGCAATGCGCATATCGTGAAGGAGCTGATAGCACAAGGCTATGTAGTGACTGCTCCCGAATACCGTGGCAGTACAGGTTACGGCAAAACATTCCAGCGCCAGATCGATTATGGCGGACGCGAAGTGGACGATACAAAAGCAAGCCGGGACTACATGGTGCAGAACTATGATTTTATCGACAAGAGCCGTGTAGGCATTATCGGATGGAGCCATGGCGGGATGCTCACGCTTCTCAATCTTTTCCGCTTCCCTGAAAGCTATGCAGTCGGTTATGCAGGCGTGCCTGTGAGCGACCTGGTAGCGCGGATGGGATATATGAATGAAGAGTACCGTAAACTATTCTCTGCCGATTATCATCTCGGTAAGGAAGTGTACCAGAATATTGCCGAGTACCGGAAACGTTCACCGGCCTGGAATGCAGAGAAACTCAAAACACCACTGCTCATCCATGCCAATACCAACGATGAGGATGTGAATATCCTGGAAGTGGAGCACCTGATCAAATCACTCAAGGCCGAGAACAAGAAATTCGAATACAAGATCTACGACAGCTTCCCCGGTGGCCATCATTTTGACAGGATCGATAATTACGCCAGCAAGGAGATCCGACTGAAGATCTACCAGTTCCTGCAACCCATTCTCAAACCGGCTGCTCCTTTCAAAGATCTGGATGCGCTGATCAGGGCAAGCTATTTCCCTGTTGCAGTAAAACCGGAAGAGAAGAAATAG
- a CDS encoding D-alanyl-D-alanine carboxypeptidase, whose product MADTLSKLGISSPAIRKSAPGIDFKPFYTQHTDSVLQFMMLHSDNFFAEQLLLMAGREITGKLADRTTIDSLMKKDHKDLPDHPRWVDGSGLSRNNLISPHAFVALLNKMKKEFGWKRVSSILVNGGEGGTLKDYYSDYPENIFAKTGTLNGQATLSGYLITKKGRMLTFSFLVNNHQAPAGAVKSAVKNTLSKIIDHY is encoded by the coding sequence TTGGCAGATACTTTATCGAAACTGGGCATCAGCAGTCCTGCTATCCGGAAATCGGCGCCTGGTATAGATTTCAAACCATTCTACACACAGCATACCGATTCTGTTTTACAATTCATGATGCTGCACAGTGATAATTTCTTTGCCGAGCAATTATTGCTGATGGCAGGCCGTGAGATCACCGGGAAACTGGCAGACAGGACCACCATCGATTCCCTGATGAAAAAGGACCACAAAGATCTTCCCGATCATCCCCGTTGGGTGGATGGCAGCGGACTGAGCAGGAACAATCTCATATCGCCACATGCATTTGTAGCGCTGCTCAATAAGATGAAAAAGGAATTCGGATGGAAACGAGTGTCCAGCATTCTCGTAAATGGTGGAGAAGGCGGAACGCTCAAAGACTATTATTCAGATTATCCGGAAAATATTTTTGCCAAGACCGGCACCCTCAACGGCCAGGCAACACTCAGTGGTTACCTGATCACGAAAAAAGGAAGAATGCTCACCTTCTCTTTTCTAGTGAACAATCACCAGGCTCCTGCGGGTGCAGTTAAGAGCGCCGTCAAAAACACACTGTCCAAAATCATTGATCACTATTAA
- a CDS encoding D-alanyl-D-alanine carboxypeptidase, translating to MKYLPLIISVIWVSACSTQQRIGNTIHPERDTALANAFTGICIYDEASGKMIVQQNADKQFIPASNMKLFTSYASMKYLPDSLPGWFIHESRDTIFLQPNGDPSFLHPAFETQKVWDLLKTNRKPVVLVIPSTQFTPRGFGWAWNNFQEFYMPERSAMPIYGNVVRFTKDAGGLRAIPAYFQTYLTVNELNGKGVNVRREEDGNGFTASSSTLNNLMRPFTQKEDLNSYTNCWQILYRNWASAVLLSGNRRLV from the coding sequence ATGAAGTATTTACCCCTGATCATCTCCGTTATATGGGTATCAGCCTGCAGTACGCAACAACGTATCGGCAATACCATACATCCGGAACGAGACACAGCCCTCGCCAATGCCTTCACCGGCATCTGCATATATGATGAAGCATCCGGCAAAATGATCGTGCAGCAAAATGCAGACAAACAATTCATCCCGGCCAGCAATATGAAACTGTTTACCAGTTACGCTTCGATGAAATACCTGCCGGACAGCCTTCCGGGCTGGTTCATTCATGAAAGCCGAGACACCATTTTCCTGCAACCCAATGGCGATCCCAGTTTCCTGCACCCCGCATTCGAAACACAAAAAGTATGGGACCTGCTGAAAACAAACCGCAAACCAGTTGTTCTGGTTATTCCATCAACACAGTTCACACCCCGTGGATTCGGTTGGGCCTGGAACAATTTCCAGGAATTCTATATGCCCGAAAGATCCGCCATGCCCATCTACGGCAACGTGGTTCGCTTCACTAAAGATGCTGGTGGTTTACGCGCCATACCGGCTTATTTCCAAACTTATCTTACCGTGAATGAACTCAACGGTAAGGGGGTGAATGTAAGAAGGGAGGAAGATGGAAATGGTTTCACCGCCAGCAGCTCCACGCTGAATAATCTTATGCGCCCGTTCACGCAGAAAGAAGACCTGAATTCGTATACAAACTGTTGGCAGATACTTTATCGAAACTGGGCATCAGCAGTCCTGCTATCCGGAAATCGGCGCCTGGTATAG
- a CDS encoding S9 family peptidase, with product MRYFLPVLFFCFGHSLFAQSYALSDLMATPYLSGLTAASKQSTLLFTANQQGKRNLFMIDGPDQPARQLTQFNEDDGLELTSVSISPDGEWAVFVRGGDHGANSAARPTNAASYISPQKIQLYSVNLGSGELKNLGDGDFPQFHPGSKKIVFINKSQPWIVPADGSQAAKPLFQVSGSVRGMQWNPDGKALAFTTRRGAYSFIGVYNEGQSRIQWISPSFSRDDYARWSPDGKQLAFIRQPASGGALDSLLKKKHSTWSVMVTGLDDENAKEIWKTPATLRGSVPSWQGAFNLNWPVQDRIVFLSYQDGWPHLYTIHPQTKSVQQLTKGKYVVEDISYSSDGSKIAFCANTGNTPGDNDRRHIGIVPVSGGEIRWATSGDGIETSPSFTSNDQSIAYFSNTAQRPLLPTVLKLEPNAKPALQGKELLGNFDYNKLITPKQVSFKSPDGITVYAQMFAPQNASSKSPAIIYVHGGPRRQMYLGWHNMDYYFYDYQTNQYLASLGFVVLSVNYRMGTGYGYEFQHPDNAGMNGASEYIDVLAAGKWLAKQPGVDPKAIGIYGGSYGGYLTAMALGRNSDIFKAGVDIHGVHNRKKKLNEEEYAPDFNEAARIAWESSPSKWVNGWRSPALIIHADDDQNVAFSQSLDLVNRLKTKGVPTEYLVIPDDTHHWLLFSNLVKVKTASIRFLQQQLMKK from the coding sequence ACTGCCAACCAGCAGGGCAAACGTAATCTCTTCATGATTGACGGCCCTGATCAGCCTGCACGGCAACTCACACAGTTCAATGAAGATGATGGCCTGGAGCTCACCAGCGTGAGCATCAGTCCTGATGGCGAATGGGCCGTATTTGTTCGTGGCGGCGATCATGGCGCCAATTCCGCAGCACGCCCCACCAATGCAGCCAGTTATATCAGTCCGCAAAAGATCCAGCTATACAGCGTGAACCTGGGCAGCGGAGAACTGAAGAACCTGGGCGACGGCGATTTTCCCCAGTTCCATCCCGGTTCAAAAAAGATCGTATTCATCAATAAGAGTCAGCCCTGGATCGTACCAGCAGACGGCAGCCAGGCAGCCAAACCATTATTTCAGGTATCCGGCTCCGTTAGAGGCATGCAATGGAACCCCGATGGGAAAGCGCTTGCTTTTACCACACGCCGCGGCGCTTACTCATTCATTGGTGTTTATAACGAAGGGCAATCACGCATACAATGGATCTCCCCTTCTTTCTCACGAGATGATTATGCCAGATGGAGCCCTGATGGAAAACAGCTCGCATTCATCCGTCAGCCTGCCAGCGGCGGCGCACTGGATTCATTGCTGAAAAAGAAACACAGCACCTGGTCTGTAATGGTAACAGGGCTCGATGATGAGAACGCGAAAGAGATCTGGAAAACACCTGCCACATTAAGAGGTTCTGTTCCCTCATGGCAGGGAGCTTTCAATCTCAACTGGCCTGTGCAGGACCGTATCGTTTTCCTTTCTTACCAGGATGGATGGCCGCACCTGTATACCATACACCCACAAACGAAATCCGTTCAGCAACTCACCAAAGGGAAATATGTGGTGGAAGATATCAGTTACAGCAGCGACGGAAGCAAAATCGCCTTCTGCGCCAATACGGGCAATACGCCAGGTGATAACGACCGCAGGCATATCGGCATCGTTCCTGTAAGCGGAGGCGAGATCCGCTGGGCCACCAGCGGCGATGGCATAGAAACCTCTCCCAGCTTCACTTCCAACGATCAATCGATCGCATATTTCAGCAATACAGCACAACGCCCGCTCCTGCCCACCGTCCTGAAACTGGAGCCCAATGCGAAACCAGCACTGCAGGGCAAAGAATTACTGGGGAATTTCGATTACAATAAACTGATCACCCCCAAACAGGTAAGTTTCAAATCACCCGATGGTATAACCGTATATGCGCAAATGTTCGCACCGCAAAATGCATCGTCCAAATCACCCGCCATCATCTATGTACATGGCGGTCCCCGCAGGCAGATGTATCTGGGCTGGCATAATATGGATTATTATTTCTACGATTACCAGACCAACCAGTACCTGGCCAGTCTCGGTTTCGTAGTGCTCTCCGTGAACTATCGCATGGGAACAGGCTATGGGTACGAGTTCCAGCATCCCGACAATGCCGGCATGAATGGAGCTTCCGAATACATCGATGTACTGGCAGCAGGCAAATGGCTGGCCAAACAACCAGGCGTTGATCCGAAAGCCATCGGTATCTACGGCGGCTCCTATGGAGGCTATCTCACCGCTATGGCGCTGGGTCGCAATTCCGATATTTTCAAAGCCGGTGTAGACATCCACGGAGTACACAACAGGAAAAAGAAACTAAACGAAGAAGAGTATGCGCCCGACTTCAATGAAGCCGCACGCATCGCCTGGGAATCCTCGCCCTCCAAATGGGTGAATGGCTGGCGCTCCCCTGCACTCATCATCCACGCCGATGATGATCAGAACGTAGCCTTCTCCCAGAGCCTCGACCTCGTGAACAGGCTTAAGACCAAAGGCGTTCCCACCGAATACCTGGTGATCCCGGACGATACCCATCACTGGCTGCTCTTCTCCAACCTGGTGAAAGTGAAGACCGCTTCCATCCGGTTCCTGCAACAACAGTTGATGAAAAAATAA